The Yoonia sp. SS1-5 genome contains a region encoding:
- a CDS encoding cold-shock protein, whose protein sequence is MPSGTVKWFNTTKGFGFIAPDDGGSDIFVHISAVEQSGLTGLADDQKVTFDLIDGRDGRKMAGNLAKVE, encoded by the coding sequence ATGCCAAGCGGCACCGTGAAATGGTTCAACACAACCAAAGGCTTCGGGTTCATTGCCCCAGACGATGGCGGCTCAGATATTTTCGTTCATATTTCGGCCGTCGAACAATCCGGGTTGACCGGATTGGCAGATGATCAAAAGGTGACATTCGATCTCATCGACGGGCGCGATGGGCGTAAGATGGCAGGCAATCTGGCCAAGGTCGAGTAA
- the lipB gene encoding lipoyl(octanoyl) transferase LipB, whose translation MLQRYPKPMVEWIQSDGLTEYPDALAFMEERVDAIIRGAAEEAVWLVEHPPLYTAGTSAKRADLIDPHRFPVYDARRGGEYTYHGPGQRVVYVMLDLGKRGRDVRRFVQDLEAWVIGTLDTFNVKGEVRPGRVGVWVERPEKPAQPDGTVAEDKIAALGIRLRKWVSFHGLSINVDPDLRHFDGIVPCGITAHGVTSLVDLGLPVSMHDLDVALKHCFETTMQHP comes from the coding sequence CTGTTGCAACGTTACCCAAAGCCCATGGTTGAATGGATCCAAAGTGACGGGCTGACCGAATATCCCGATGCGCTTGCCTTTATGGAAGAACGCGTCGACGCGATTATTCGCGGTGCCGCTGAAGAGGCCGTCTGGCTGGTCGAACATCCCCCGCTTTACACGGCCGGGACATCTGCAAAACGCGCTGACCTAATCGACCCGCATCGCTTTCCGGTCTATGACGCCCGCCGGGGTGGCGAATACACCTATCACGGCCCCGGGCAACGCGTCGTCTATGTCATGCTGGATCTTGGCAAACGCGGCCGCGATGTCCGTCGCTTTGTGCAGGACCTTGAGGCTTGGGTGATTGGCACCCTTGATACGTTCAACGTCAAGGGTGAGGTTCGCCCCGGCCGTGTTGGTGTTTGGGTGGAACGTCCCGAAAAACCAGCGCAGCCGGATGGTACGGTTGCGGAGGACAAGATTGCTGCCTTGGGGATCAGATTGCGCAAATGGGTCAGCTTTCATGGCCTGTCGATCAATGTTGATCCCGATTTGCGCCACTTCGATGGGATCGTACCCTGCGGCATCACGGCCCATGGGGTGACCAGCCTTGTTGATCTGGGCCTTCCGGTGTCGATGCACGACCTGGACGTGGCACTAAAGCATTGCTTTGAAACAACGATGCAGCACCCATAG